The proteins below come from a single Mya arenaria isolate MELC-2E11 chromosome 6, ASM2691426v1 genomic window:
- the LOC128237886 gene encoding protein lin-28 homolog — protein MSMQLMPVLNYNTSTSSPSYHNPVVNTFLINDMNGIGVIATQLEATHIAPPVKQVQYHGGGRRRGKCKWFNVAKGWGFVTPDDGGQDVFVHQSVIHKNGFRSLADGEEVEFESVPSDKGVEATYVSGPSGQECRGSDRRPMSRKKFRKIRCYNCGDFGNHIASKCPFGPLPKRCHNCKSTDHLIADCPMKDPNDQRGSRKGSGNSLNGGSGGEYSGGATGYA, from the exons ATGAGCATGCAGCTTATGCCCGTGTTAAACTACAACACGAGCACGAGTTCTCCGAGCTATCATAACCCGGTAGTGAACACCTTCCTCATCAATGATATGAACGGAATCGGCGTTATTGCGACCCAACTGGAAGCCACACATATTGCACCACCCGTGAAGCAAGTCCAGTACCATG GTGGAGGAAGGAGGCGAGGCAAATGTAAGTGGTTTAACGTGGCCAAGGGCTGGGGCTTCGTCACACCCGACGACGGCGGACAGGACGTGTTTGTGCATCAG TCTGTTATCCACAAAAATGGGTTCCGAAGCTTGGCAGACGGAGAGGAGGTTGAGTTTGAGAGCGTGCCCTCGGACAAGGGAGTTGAGGCAACATATGTGTCAGGACCTTCAGGACAAGAGTGCAGGGGATCTGATAGGCGGCCGATGTCAAGGAAGAAGTTTAGGAAGATTAG ATGTTATAACTGCGGAGATTTTGGAAACCACATAGCTTCAAAGTGTCCTTTCGGGCCATTACCAAAGAGATGCCATAACTGCAAATCCACGGACCACCTGATTGCAGATTGCCCCATGAAGGACCCCAATGACCAGCGGGGCTCTCGAAAGGGAAGCGGGAACAGTCTAAATGGCGGCAGTGGGGGTGAATACTCCGGAGGAGCTACAGGATATGCTTAA